Proteins encoded in a region of the Flavobacterium sp. PMTSA4 genome:
- a CDS encoding PorP/SprF family type IX secretion system membrane protein produces MKYKLFFTILIITFSTKVLAQDPVFTQFYLVPEKINPAFTGISNTWSAGLIHRRQWPDGNRKIDTQYGYFNNIVSEQIGVGVTVLNHNEVFTDYNYFQINGAFSYRIELNYDWRMRFGLETGFGRKDYNFSNLLLEDQININDGSISQGSIDPGVLGYSNKINFFDIGVGLVIDQENAWIGAAVKHLTRPDISFIENNNVPLDMMLSVHAGYYFEFIDSPSKLIPEGTDLLFTANYMRQSQYNRLDIGAVMDFPRLSLGIIAATNPERRSDNAHLITSINSILGFKLGEFTFGYSYDLNTSKIQRTQGVHELSLTWQSSQRCDKCDNYKVKLKRNGEAGYQKM; encoded by the coding sequence ATGAAATACAAATTATTTTTCACTATACTCATCATAACTTTTTCTACAAAAGTTTTAGCTCAAGACCCGGTTTTCACACAGTTCTATTTAGTTCCTGAGAAAATAAATCCTGCTTTTACAGGAATTTCAAATACATGGAGCGCAGGTCTAATTCATAGAAGACAATGGCCAGATGGAAACAGAAAAATAGATACACAATATGGATATTTCAACAATATTGTTAGCGAACAAATTGGTGTTGGTGTAACTGTTTTAAATCACAACGAAGTATTTACGGATTATAACTATTTTCAAATTAATGGAGCATTTTCCTATCGGATAGAACTCAATTACGATTGGAGGATGAGGTTCGGTTTAGAAACAGGCTTTGGTCGAAAAGATTATAACTTTAGTAACTTGTTATTAGAAGATCAAATCAATATAAATGATGGTTCTATTAGTCAAGGTTCAATAGACCCGGGAGTATTAGGGTACAGTAATAAAATTAATTTTTTCGATATAGGAGTAGGATTGGTTATTGACCAAGAAAATGCATGGATAGGTGCGGCAGTAAAACACTTAACAAGACCTGACATTTCATTTATAGAAAACAACAATGTTCCTTTAGATATGATGCTTTCAGTTCATGCAGGATACTATTTTGAATTTATTGATTCACCATCTAAACTGATACCTGAAGGAACTGATTTGCTTTTTACAGCAAACTATATGAGACAATCACAATATAATAGATTAGATATTGGAGCAGTGATGGATTTTCCCCGATTAAGTCTGGGGATTATTGCTGCAACAAACCCAGAAAGAAGAAGCGATAATGCCCATTTAATAACTTCAATTAATTCTATTTTGGGCTTTAAGTTAGGCGAATTTACTTTTGGATATTCCTATGATTTAAACACATCCAAAATACAAAGAACTCAAGGGGTACACGAACTATCATTAACTTGGCAATCAAGTCAACGATGTGATAAATGTGATAATTATAAGGTAAAGCTAAAAAGAAATGGTGAAGCAGGTTATCAAAAAATGTAA
- a CDS encoding arylamine N-acetyltransferase family protein, which produces MNLEKIRKRIQYNGAFEPTYAVLRDLQQQFLLHVPFENLDIHMGIPLDYSSMPVFTKIVERNRGGVCYENNGLFYDILKAIGFDVQFIRGEMFKGLPLKNDDEHMHMALVVELEGDLYLVDVGNGKSFGDPLPIFNKAYSKGEDFEYIVDDFDGMKALYFKDANGVLTPRYVFDLSAKTREDFRQACRYIETSPESVFRKNTLASLYQTDGRITLAGEYFKSSNGILPCSVLLSSKEVTGSLLKKQFGIILSDEELELLELKSSELIA; this is translated from the coding sequence ATGAATTTAGAAAAAATTAGAAAACGCATCCAATATAATGGTGCGTTTGAGCCAACTTATGCTGTTTTGAGAGATTTGCAGCAGCAGTTTTTGTTGCATGTTCCTTTTGAGAACCTTGATATTCATATGGGTATTCCTTTGGATTATTCGTCAATGCCTGTTTTTACGAAGATTGTTGAGAGAAATCGAGGCGGTGTTTGTTATGAAAACAATGGTCTTTTTTATGACATTTTGAAGGCTATTGGTTTTGATGTACAGTTTATCAGAGGTGAAATGTTTAAAGGTTTGCCGCTTAAGAATGATGATGAGCACATGCACATGGCGCTTGTTGTTGAACTTGAGGGTGACCTTTATTTGGTTGATGTTGGCAATGGGAAATCGTTTGGTGACCCATTGCCTATCTTCAACAAAGCGTATAGTAAAGGGGAAGATTTTGAGTATATCGTTGACGATTTTGACGGTATGAAGGCACTTTATTTTAAAGATGCTAACGGAGTTTTGACTCCGAGGTATGTTTTTGATTTGAGTGCTAAAACGCGTGAGGATTTCAGACAGGCTTGCCGTTATATTGAAACTTCGCCTGAGTCTGTGTTTCGTAAAAATACTTTGGCTTCTTTGTATCAAACGGATGGAAGAATTACCCTGGCTGGTGAATACTTTAAGAGTTCGAACGGGATACTTCCTTGTTCGGTGTTGCTTTCTTCGAAAGAGGTTACGGGAAGTTTGCTTAAGAAACAATTTGGCATCATTTTGAGCGATGAAGAACTTGAATTACTGGAGTTGAAAAGTTCGGAATTGATAGCCTAA
- a CDS encoding HTH domain-containing protein, whose translation MDIRVIIKVHELIEAERTGTPKELSNKLGLSVRTVFNYINFMKLELNAPITFNTQTKNYYYERKCELCFNG comes from the coding sequence TTGGATATAAGAGTAATCATAAAAGTACATGAGCTGATTGAAGCCGAAAGAACAGGAACACCTAAAGAGTTATCAAACAAATTAGGTCTTTCAGTCAGAACGGTTTTTAATTATATAAACTTTATGAAACTCGAACTCAATGCACCAATAACATTCAACACCCAAACCAAAAACTACTACTACGAACGGAAATGTGAATTATGTTTTAACGGATAA
- a CDS encoding PKD-like domain-containing protein: protein MKQKYLLIILVLIYSFSHTYAKSINLPPSATISGTTTVCQNAASPVITFTGSGGTAPYTFTYTVTGTSGNQTVSTTGTNSSVTVSVPTGTAGTFVYNLVSVIDDSTPPIPQNVSGTAIVTINPQPNANMGGTGAGSIFDNFPVFRICSNSASLFNFTNTSTTSSTNNNYTINWGDGSPNFTGSSWTTLSHTYQIGLWYLNYTISGSNGCSITKTYIVFVGSNPAVSLGNPGNTDICNANSLTFPITGTSNNPPGTTYTVTFNDGSAPIPFNHPPPASVTHTFTSSSCGTDSSDGSNTYQNSFSANIVATNPCSTSSVGVVPIYVSANPQANFTAPVSACINTQVCLTNTSLGNQVISNTCSNPLIVWSISPSTGYSLTSGSSLGNDFSSTDPSLWLSGSDVLCLNFSISGTYTITMKTGNKCGIDTISKTICVQPPLTPLFSLNTNTGCIPLSVTTTNNTVLTNQCGTPTYLWTVTYASGFCSTASPTFPNQTTANANFNFTEPGTYTIRLATTNSCGTNTTTQTVIVKKPPTASIAAITGACGTANISPTATIIGCAPTTSTLTYAWSFPGGTPATANTANPGTINYPTTGNYTVSLVVTNECGASTTATQTFSVSTAPVITNTVLTESICSGSTTTPVTLTANPTGTTFAWTATATAGITGFTATGSTNTIPAQTITTTNSNPGTVTYVITPSFNGCDGPTVNYVITINPAPTITTQPSSSSVCLGGTPTALSVVINSSSGTPSYQWYSNTSNSNTGGTLISGQTNSTFNPPASTIGTLYYYCVITLTSGGCSSLNSNVATVTINPLPTINTQPMVTQNACVGVALASPLTVSYTGGIGTATYQWYSNTTNATTGGTLISGATNATYTPPVYTAAGTYYYYAIISLSSNGCGTTTSNSAEVVVFNDPTITTQPLTTQTLCQGATPSTLSVVASGGNGSFNYQWYSNTNNNTTNGVLIPSATNATYTPPTSSVGTIFYYCIITQNTPGCSVTSTTAAVIINQSPSIVNQPPSSSVCLGGTPTTLSFTYSNGAGTPTYQWYSNINNNNTSGTLITGETNATFTPPANTVGTTYYYCLVTFPNITGSCATIATNTAEIIITSASTIDQNPVPNQSLCVGATITTPLSVSYIGGTGTPNYQWYSNNTSTNTGGTPITGATNSTYTPPVYSVPGTYYYYVQISFSGSGCGSIVSDVATIDVIADPIITPQPQTTQTVCQNTPATTLSVGATGGIGTSYTYQWYSSTTNNTTTGVVISGETNSTFTPPTATTGTVFYYCVINQTNGTGCNAISNTAQVIVNPAPVITSQPQSNTWCKDQVPTSLTLNYSSGTGTPTYQWFSNTINSNTGGFSIPSATNATYTPPTNSVGSLYYYCIINFPSLSGGCATIISDTALITINQNPVIASESTTICSNNPFTITPSNTGGNIVPLGTTYTWSTPTINPAGAISGANSEATQQNQISQTLINTTTSPATVTYTVTPISGVCIGNDFTVTVVVNPAINPNVIASNNSCFGVNNASITTNIVGGIPPYTITWLGPNGFTSAATAINNLEPGIYDLTIDDTGNCPYTNTYTITEPDDILISIDSENDITCFGFANGSINISVTGGTGNYTYTWTKDTFPFSNNEDIANLSPGTYVVTVTDANNCGPKTETFTITQPPILAVSLISQTNVECFGAATGAININPSGGTPIEITPGVFDYNYAWTGPNGFTSTNQNLTNIVAGTYTVTITDNQGCTENLSAVITQSTEIIISYTTTPITCYGANNASFTTTISGGNPPYQYQWSNLSTALNQNNLSAGTYTITVTDNLGCIKAESIIIPEAPIFTVNPIVNNVSCYGANNGSINLNLTGGIPTVTLTWSDGSTAGLIRNNLGPGTYTATIADGTPCYIVRTFTILEPQPLVVSANTTNPLDCSNANTGAIDLIVAGGTPPFNYSWSNGASTEDLVNVNAGNYQVTVTDNNGCSLTSQFNLVRPAPIYINVTTQTDFNCSTHQVTQNFVAQASGGVPPFQYQWSSGNISGPDNNIMNSSTNGTVILTVTDNIGCTATYTVDVDNPVIGYSSFDTTSFGYTSYGIYSIGDPIQFQSNITGDYISVSWDFGDGTFSTELNPVHTYAIPKEYIVTQTVTYPFGCVYVQTISLLVEKGYLIVVPTAFTPNNDGLNDTYRPVTKRLKNVQLNIYDTWGSMIYSETGDVLVGWDGKIKGFNAENGNYYAKVTAETFYGTIIFDNQTFVLIK, encoded by the coding sequence ATGAAACAAAAATACCTGTTAATAATTTTAGTATTAATTTATAGTTTTAGTCATACTTATGCAAAAAGTATAAACTTACCTCCATCGGCTACTATTTCAGGGACTACAACAGTTTGTCAAAATGCAGCAAGTCCAGTAATTACTTTTACAGGTTCTGGAGGAACTGCTCCTTATACATTTACATATACCGTAACAGGAACATCGGGCAATCAAACAGTATCTACAACTGGAACAAATTCGTCTGTGACAGTTTCAGTTCCAACAGGTACAGCAGGGACTTTTGTTTATAATCTTGTCAGCGTAATTGATGATTCTACTCCACCTATTCCACAGAATGTTTCTGGAACTGCTATTGTAACAATTAATCCTCAACCAAATGCTAATATGGGTGGGACTGGCGCAGGTTCTATTTTTGATAACTTTCCAGTATTCAGAATTTGTTCTAATAGTGCTTCATTATTTAACTTCACAAATACTTCCACAACATCTTCCACTAACAATAATTACACTATAAATTGGGGTGATGGGTCGCCTAATTTCACAGGTTCTAGTTGGACTACTTTATCGCATACTTACCAAATTGGCTTATGGTATTTAAATTATACAATTTCAGGGAGTAATGGTTGTTCAATTACTAAAACATACATAGTTTTTGTCGGTTCAAATCCTGCAGTTTCGTTGGGGAATCCCGGAAATACAGATATATGTAATGCAAATTCACTTACATTTCCAATAACAGGAACATCGAATAATCCACCTGGAACAACATATACGGTGACTTTCAATGATGGGTCTGCACCAATTCCATTTAATCATCCACCTCCAGCATCTGTTACACATACATTTACTTCTTCATCATGTGGCACAGATAGTTCAGACGGTTCCAATACATATCAAAATTCATTTTCAGCAAATATAGTGGCAACTAATCCATGTAGTACTTCATCAGTTGGAGTTGTGCCAATTTATGTTTCAGCAAATCCTCAAGCAAATTTTACAGCTCCAGTTTCAGCTTGTATTAATACTCAAGTTTGTTTAACAAATACATCTCTAGGTAATCAAGTTATCAGTAATACTTGTTCAAATCCTCTAATAGTTTGGTCTATAAGTCCATCCACAGGTTATTCTTTGACATCGGGGAGTTCATTAGGAAATGATTTTTCATCAACTGATCCTAGTTTGTGGTTATCAGGTTCAGATGTTTTATGTTTAAATTTTAGTATTTCTGGGACATATACAATTACAATGAAAACGGGTAATAAATGCGGCATAGATACAATTTCGAAAACCATTTGTGTACAACCACCACTAACACCTCTTTTCTCACTAAACACCAATACAGGCTGTATTCCTCTTTCTGTAACAACAACCAACAATACAGTTTTAACTAATCAATGTGGTACACCTACCTATTTATGGACGGTTACTTACGCATCTGGATTTTGTAGTACTGCATCGCCAACATTTCCCAATCAAACTACAGCAAATGCCAATTTTAATTTTACCGAACCAGGCACATATACAATAAGACTAGCAACAACAAATTCTTGTGGAACTAATACTACTACACAAACGGTAATAGTAAAAAAACCACCAACTGCTTCAATTGCAGCAATTACTGGAGCTTGTGGAACAGCAAACATTAGCCCAACAGCAACAATCATTGGTTGCGCACCTACAACCAGCACGCTAACCTATGCTTGGAGTTTCCCGGGAGGTACACCTGCAACTGCAAACACAGCCAACCCAGGAACAATTAATTATCCAACAACAGGAAATTATACAGTTTCTTTAGTGGTAACAAATGAATGTGGTGCTTCAACAACAGCAACCCAAACTTTTTCGGTAAGCACTGCGCCAGTTATAACGAATACAGTTTTAACGGAATCTATTTGTTCGGGTTCAACGACAACACCAGTTACTTTAACGGCCAATCCAACAGGAACTACATTCGCTTGGACAGCAACAGCAACAGCCGGAATTACAGGTTTTACTGCTACAGGTTCAACAAATACTATTCCTGCTCAAACAATTACAACAACAAATTCAAATCCAGGAACGGTAACCTATGTTATTACACCATCATTTAATGGTTGTGATGGACCAACAGTCAATTATGTTATTACCATAAACCCTGCACCAACTATCACAACACAACCAAGTTCTAGTTCTGTTTGTTTAGGAGGTACGCCAACAGCACTTTCAGTAGTAATTAATTCTTCATCGGGTACGCCATCATACCAATGGTATTCAAACACATCAAATTCAAACACAGGCGGAACTTTGATTTCAGGGCAAACAAACAGTACATTTAACCCACCAGCTTCAACCATCGGAACACTCTATTACTACTGTGTCATCACTTTAACCTCGGGCGGATGTTCTAGTTTAAATTCAAACGTTGCTACAGTTACAATTAATCCACTGCCAACTATTAATACGCAACCAATGGTAACTCAAAATGCTTGTGTTGGAGTTGCACTAGCATCACCTTTAACGGTCAGTTATACTGGAGGAATTGGAACTGCTACTTACCAATGGTATTCCAATACAACAAATGCAACAACTGGCGGAACCTTAATTTCAGGCGCAACAAATGCTACCTATACACCGCCTGTCTATACAGCAGCAGGAACATATTATTACTATGCAATAATTTCACTTTCTAGTAACGGATGTGGCACAACAACTAGTAACAGTGCAGAAGTAGTAGTGTTTAACGACCCAACAATAACGACCCAGCCTTTAACGACCCAAACATTATGTCAAGGAGCTACACCATCAACTTTATCAGTTGTTGCATCAGGAGGTAACGGTAGTTTTAATTATCAGTGGTACAGTAATACAAACAATAATACAACCAATGGGGTGCTAATTCCCTCAGCAACAAATGCAACTTATACCCCACCAACTTCTAGTGTTGGAACAATTTTTTATTATTGCATAATTACTCAAAATACACCAGGTTGTTCAGTTACTTCTACAACAGCAGCAGTAATAATTAATCAATCTCCTTCAATCGTCAATCAACCGCCTTCAAGTTCGGTCTGTTTAGGTGGTACTCCAACTACATTGTCATTTACGTATAGTAATGGTGCAGGAACACCAACATATCAATGGTATTCTAATATTAATAATAACAATACTTCAGGAACTTTAATTACTGGAGAAACTAATGCAACATTTACACCACCAGCCAATACAGTTGGAACAACATATTATTATTGTTTAGTTACATTTCCAAACATTACGGGAAGTTGTGCTACTATTGCAACCAATACTGCTGAAATAATAATAACTTCAGCATCAACTATTGACCAAAATCCAGTACCAAACCAAAGTCTATGTGTGGGTGCAACAATTACGACTCCATTAAGTGTATCATACATTGGAGGAACAGGTACACCAAACTATCAGTGGTATTCAAACAATACGAGTACAAATACAGGCGGTACACCAATAACTGGTGCAACAAATTCAACCTACACACCGCCAGTTTATTCAGTTCCAGGAACATATTATTATTATGTCCAAATATCTTTTTCTGGGAGTGGTTGCGGCAGTATAGTGAGTGATGTAGCTACTATAGATGTAATTGCGGATCCTATAATTACTCCACAACCCCAAACTACACAAACTGTTTGTCAAAACACACCTGCAACTACTCTCTCTGTGGGCGCAACAGGTGGTATAGGAACTTCATACACATATCAATGGTATAGTTCGACTACTAATAACACAACTACTGGTGTAGTTATTTCTGGAGAAACAAATAGCACGTTTACACCGCCAACAGCAACAACAGGAACGGTGTTCTACTATTGTGTTATCAATCAAACCAACGGTACGGGTTGTAATGCAATTTCTAATACAGCTCAAGTAATTGTAAATCCTGCGCCAGTAATAACGTCACAACCACAATCAAACACTTGGTGTAAAGACCAAGTCCCAACAAGTTTAACTTTAAATTATTCAAGCGGAACAGGAACACCAACATACCAATGGTTTTCAAACACAATTAACAGCAACACAGGTGGTTTTAGCATCCCAAGTGCAACCAATGCAACTTACACACCACCAACAAATAGTGTAGGCAGTTTGTATTATTACTGTATTATTAATTTCCCTTCATTGTCCGGAGGTTGTGCAACAATAATTTCAGACACAGCATTAATTACAATCAACCAAAATCCAGTTATTGCATCAGAAAGCACAACGATTTGCAGCAATAACCCGTTCACAATTACACCTTCTAATACGGGAGGCAACATTGTTCCTCTTGGCACTACATACACTTGGTCAACTCCAACAATAAATCCAGCGGGTGCAATATCAGGCGCTAATTCTGAAGCAACTCAGCAAAATCAAATCAGTCAAACATTAATTAATACAACAACTTCACCGGCCACAGTAACTTATACGGTAACTCCAATTTCTGGGGTTTGTATTGGTAATGATTTCACGGTAACAGTAGTGGTCAATCCAGCAATAAATCCAAATGTGATTGCCAGCAATAATTCGTGTTTCGGAGTTAATAATGCATCAATAACAACTAATATAGTTGGCGGAATTCCACCATATACAATAACATGGTTAGGACCTAACGGATTTACTTCAGCAGCAACAGCAATAAATAATCTAGAACCAGGAATATACGATTTAACGATTGACGATACAGGCAATTGTCCTTATACGAACACGTATACCATTACAGAACCAGACGATATACTAATCTCAATTGACAGCGAAAATGACATCACTTGTTTTGGCTTTGCAAACGGAAGTATTAATATATCAGTAACTGGCGGAACAGGAAATTATACCTACACTTGGACAAAAGATACTTTTCCATTTTCGAATAACGAAGACATTGCAAATTTAAGTCCAGGAACATATGTTGTCACAGTAACAGATGCCAATAATTGTGGTCCTAAAACGGAAACATTTACCATTACTCAACCACCAATTTTAGCCGTTAGTTTAATCAGTCAAACAAACGTTGAATGTTTTGGAGCAGCAACTGGAGCAATCAATATAAACCCATCAGGGGGAACACCAATCGAAATTACACCCGGTGTGTTCGATTACAACTACGCTTGGACAGGTCCAAACGGTTTTACAAGCACAAATCAAAACCTTACCAATATAGTTGCGGGAACTTATACTGTAACGATAACCGACAACCAAGGATGTACAGAAAACCTATCTGCAGTCATCACCCAATCCACAGAGATAATTATTAGTTATACCACAACACCAATAACATGTTACGGCGCTAACAATGCTTCTTTCACAACAACAATTTCTGGAGGAAATCCACCCTATCAATACCAATGGAGTAATCTTTCAACTGCATTAAATCAGAACAACCTTTCAGCAGGAACATATACCATTACAGTAACAGACAATCTTGGATGTATTAAAGCAGAATCCATCATTATTCCCGAAGCACCAATATTTACAGTAAATCCTATAGTTAATAATGTTTCATGCTATGGTGCAAATAATGGGAGTATTAATCTAAACTTAACAGGAGGAATACCAACAGTTACTTTAACTTGGAGCGATGGTAGCACCGCAGGTCTAATAAGAAACAATCTCGGACCAGGAACATACACAGCAACCATAGCTGACGGAACACCTTGTTACATTGTAAGAACATTTACAATATTAGAACCACAACCCTTAGTAGTTTCTGCAAATACTACTAATCCCCTAGACTGTTCCAATGCAAATACTGGGGCAATAGACTTAATCGTTGCAGGAGGAACACCTCCTTTTAACTACAGTTGGTCAAACGGAGCCTCTACAGAAGATTTAGTAAATGTTAATGCCGGCAATTATCAAGTAACAGTTACAGATAATAATGGCTGCTCATTAACAAGTCAATTTAATTTAGTAAGACCAGCACCCATATATATAAATGTTACTACCCAAACAGATTTTAATTGTTCTACTCATCAAGTAACACAAAACTTTGTTGCTCAAGCTTCAGGTGGAGTACCACCATTTCAATACCAATGGTCTAGTGGAAATATAAGCGGCCCAGACAATAACATTATGAACTCTAGCACCAATGGAACAGTAATATTAACAGTAACTGACAATATAGGATGTACTGCAACCTATACTGTTGATGTTGATAATCCTGTTATTGGTTATTCATCATTTGATACAACTTCTTTTGGATACACATCATACGGTATATATTCAATTGGAGACCCAATTCAGTTTCAAAGTAATATTACTGGCGATTATATTTCTGTATCATGGGATTTTGGGGATGGTACTTTTTCAACTGAATTAAATCCAGTACACACTTATGCTATTCCAAAAGAATATATTGTAACACAAACTGTAACTTACCCTTTCGGGTGTGTTTATGTGCAAACTATTTCGCTTTTAGTGGAAAAGGGATACTTAATTGTTGTGCCAACAGCATTTACTCCAAACAATGATGGTCTTAACGATACCTACAGACCAGTAACTAAAAGATTAAAGAATGTACAATTGAATATATACGATACTTGGGGTTCTATGATATATAGTGAAACAGGAGACGTACTAGTCGGATGGGATGGCAAAATAAAAGGATTCAATGCTGAAAATGGAAATTACTATGCAAAAGTAACTGCCGAAACTTTTTATGGAACCATAATATTTGATAACCAAACATTTGTTTTAATCAAATAA
- a CDS encoding c-type cytochrome: MLRIKKIIKSKQSSIMKNKFLRVSTVVAGLMLLSCNTSNNEAQEYKEKEEVTLAKQIERGNYLVNTSGCNDCHSPKKMTDHGPIPDPDRLLSGHDMNEPLPPYDKNGSKGYVLFNMNGTASIGPWGTSFAGNLTPDDTGIGNWSEEQFLTAIRKGKYKGLKGSRQLLPPMPWPAYAQMSDEDLKAIFAYLQSLKPVENIVPQAVLPAI; the protein is encoded by the coding sequence TTGCTTAGAATTAAAAAAATCATCAAATCAAAACAATCATCAATCATGAAAAACAAATTTTTAAGAGTCAGCACTGTCGTTGCTGGACTGATGCTTTTGAGTTGTAACACTTCAAACAACGAAGCACAAGAGTACAAAGAGAAAGAAGAAGTTACTTTGGCCAAACAAATTGAAAGAGGTAACTATTTGGTAAACACTTCGGGGTGTAATGACTGTCATTCGCCAAAGAAAATGACTGACCATGGTCCGATTCCTGATCCTGACCGATTATTATCGGGGCATGATATGAATGAGCCTTTGCCTCCGTATGACAAAAATGGCAGTAAGGGTTATGTTCTTTTTAACATGAATGGTACTGCGAGTATTGGTCCGTGGGGAACTTCGTTTGCTGGAAATTTAACTCCGGATGATACTGGAATTGGTAACTGGAGTGAGGAGCAGTTTTTGACCGCTATTCGTAAAGGTAAGTATAAAGGCTTAAAAGGCAGCAGACAGTTGCTTCCACCGATGCCCTGGCCTGCTTATGCGCAAATGAGTGACGAGGACTTGAAGGCTATTTTTGCTTATTTGCAAAGTTTGAAGCCTGTTGAGAATATTGTTCCACAAGCTGTTCTGCCAGCTATTTAA
- a CDS encoding response regulator: MFNKVLIAEDIDTISLAVQLTLIQLGITNMQHVKYCDDAILKIKKAIQDNEPFDLLITDLSFEPDSRSVKLTSGQETIAEIHKIQPSLKTIVYSVEDKKSTIKTLYDDYKINAYVHKSRNSIEQLKTAITQVYSSNSAFISTEIKYLIADKEANKIDYADVQILKQLALGNTQDQIADFFKTQNINPSSKSAIEKKVNKLKDSFKANNTAHLVAITKDLGII, translated from the coding sequence ATGTTCAATAAAGTTTTAATTGCCGAAGACATAGACACCATTAGTTTGGCAGTCCAGCTAACACTCATCCAATTAGGAATTACAAACATGCAACATGTCAAATATTGCGACGATGCAATACTTAAAATTAAAAAGGCAATACAAGACAACGAACCCTTCGACCTTCTGATAACCGACCTGTCTTTCGAACCCGATTCCCGTTCAGTTAAATTAACTTCTGGTCAAGAAACCATTGCCGAAATACATAAAATACAACCCAGCTTAAAAACAATTGTTTACTCAGTCGAAGACAAAAAAAGCACCATTAAAACACTCTACGACGACTATAAAATCAATGCCTACGTACACAAAAGCCGAAACAGTATAGAACAACTAAAAACAGCAATAACACAAGTTTATAGTTCAAACTCAGCATTTATTTCAACAGAAATAAAATACCTAATTGCCGATAAAGAAGCAAATAAAATAGATTACGCTGACGTCCAAATTCTAAAACAACTCGCACTCGGAAATACACAAGACCAAATTGCCGATTTCTTCAAAACCCAAAACATAAACCCCAGCAGTAAAAGCGCCATCGAAAAAAAAGTAAACAAACTCAAAGACTCTTTTAAAGCAAATAACACTGCCCATTTAGTAGCCATCACAAAAGACTTAGGCATCATCTAA